The sequence below is a genomic window from Lentimicrobium saccharophilum.
AGCTCAAGCTGATGCATGCGTTTTTTCATGAACCATGAAATCACGGAATTGATTATCGTCATCTGGAACTGTTTTGTCATTACAAAATTAATTTTTAATCCGTAACCACCACGGGCTTTCAATGCGAATGATCCTTTTTTGGAAAAAGTATTTTCCGCCCCCGGTCGTGAACGGAAAAGTGAGATCGGGCCCGGTGAAAGTTTACGCAAGCCGGCAGTTTATAAATGATTGCACGTATATTTGCATTTACGTGCGTGGAGAAACGGCTGTCTTATGATTGTATTTCCAAATGCAAAGATTAATCTGGGCCTCAGGATTCTGAGAAAAAGAACCGATGGATTTCATGACATTGAAACCATTATGATTCCTATTGGCCTGTCAGATGCATTGGAGATTGTTCCCTCCGCTGACGGAGAATTTGCATTCACCTCTTCAGGAATTGCAATTCAGTGCGATCCGGAAGAAAACCTTTGCGTTAAGGCTTTCAGGATGATGCAGCGGAAGTACGGGCTTCCGGAAGTGAAAATTCACCTGCATAAAGCGATACCGGCCGGGGCCGGGCTGGGCGGGGGATCGTCGGATGCCGCCTTTGCCCTGAAGCTGACCCGGCGGTTGTTCAGCATTAAAGTTTGCGGAAATGAATTACTCGAAATGGCGGCTGCCCTGGGCAGCGACTGTCCCTTTTTTATCGAAAACATAACCTCAGTTGCCTCCGGCCGGGGAGAGGCGCTGCAGCCTTTTCCCTTGTCCTTGAAGGGATATCATCTTTTACTGGTTAAACCGGATATCAATGTTTCCACGCCCTGGGCGTACAAAAGTATTACCCCGTCCGGAATACCGCTTCCGGCCCCTGATCAGCTTCAGGAAAACCCGGACGCCTGGGATGCAATGCTTGTCAATGATTTTGAGCCGGCAGTAATGAAATCTTATCCGGAGATAAAGGAGGTTCGTGACAGGATCCGGGGCCTGGGCGCATTTTATACCGCCATGAGTGGCAGCGGTTCTGCGGTTTTCGGATTATTTAAAAGTGCTCCTTTTGTGAGAAAGGAAGATTTCAGCGGGATGTTTGTCTGGCAGGAATTGCGCTGAATTTTCCGGTGAGGAAAGATTTGCAGATCACCGTTTAATAAAATCAATCACAATCCTTAAAAATGCGAGTGGGGACATTCAGGCCGTTGAACTGCTGCTCTGCTGATATCTTTTGCTATTTGGGCGCCACCCTGAGCAGGTAGATGCCCAGCAGTCCAAAGATAAAATTGGGTATCCAGACAGCCACTACGGGCGGCAGATTCCCGAATGTGGCAAACACGGTGGTTACCTGCATAAACAGGATAAATGCAAAGCAGATCGTAATGCCCACCCCGAGGTTGAAGCCAATGCCCCCCCTGACTTTCCGGCTCGACAGGGATACCCCGATCAGGGTCAGGACTATGGTCGCAAATGGGAATGCGATTCTTTTGTGCTTTTCAATCTGGAATTTCATCAGGTTTCCTGACCCCCTCATCTTTTCGGCATCGATAAAATCGCGTAATTCCCGGTAATTCATATAAATGGCATCATCAACATCCACGGCAAAATCTTCGGGCCTTAAGTTCAGCAGGGTGTCAAACTGCTGTCCGCGGGTGATTATTTCCCCGCTTTCCTGAATTTGTCTTTTTACCCAGTTTTCTATTTTCCACATGCCGGTGATGCTGTCCCACCTGAGGTAATCGCTGCTGAGCTTGTAGTCCATGCCTCCCTCGTGATAACCTTCCAGCGAAAAGCGGTAACCTGACTTATTCTTCATGTCAAAACTTTCGACATAGGCAAAAACACCAGGGCTGATCTGCATATGGATATTGTTCATATTCGCCTTGCGCTGACTTTTCAGGTATTTTTTCTGGAACTCCTGCATGTTCTTGCTGGTTTCCGGAATCACAAAATTGGTCAGTCCGAACGACATCAGGGCAAGGAAAAGTGAGGAGATCAGGTAAGGCCTGAGCATACGCCTGAAACTGACGCCGCTGTTGAGTATGGCAACAATCTCGGTGTTGGCGGCCAGTTTTGAAGTAAAGAAAATAACGGCTATAAACGTGAACAGCGCGCTGAAAAGATTGATAAAATAGGGGATGAAATTGGCGTAATACTGGAAGATGATTGCTTCGAGCGGGGGCTTGCGCTCCAGGAAGTCATCTATTTTTTCTGAAATGTCGAAAATAATGATGATAACCGCCAGTAAGGCAATGGCATAGAAGAAGGTGCCCAGGAACTTGCGTATGATGTAGAGGTCAAGTTTTTTCATGCTTTTCTGCCGGTACCGGGATTGTTAACGGGCTTCGGTTGTCTTTATTATATGCGTTGTCCCAGACGTTTAACCATTTCATCCTTCCAGGTGCTGAATGTCCCTGCTTCGATTTTTCTGCGCGCCTCGTCAACCAGCCAGAGGTAAAAGGCGATGTTGTGCTGGCTGGCGATCATGGGCCCGAGGATTTCGCCGGCTACGAACAAATGCCTGACATAAGCCCTGCTGTATGCGCTGTCGACAAAAGATGTTCCTTCAGGATCCAGGGGCGAAAAGTCGGCTTTCCATTTTTCGTTTTTCAGGTTGATGATGCCCTGGCTGGTAAAGATCATGCCGTTGCGGCCGTTGCGGGTCGGCATCACGCAGTCGAACATATCCACCCCCTGAGAAATGCCTTCCAGAATATTTACCGGAGTGCCTACGCCCATCAGGTAACGTGGCTTGTCGTGAGGCAATATGCTGCAGACCAGTTCGGTAAATTCATACATGGTTTCCACCGGTTCGCCCACGGCCAGGCCGCCGATGGCGTTGCCTCCGGCGTTGCATGAAGCGATTTTCTCGGCCGACCGTATCCTCAGATCTTTGTAAACGCTGCCCTGTACAATGGGGAAGAGGGTCTGGCGGTAGCCGTACAGATCTTCGGTTTCATTGAAACGGGCGATGCAGCGGTCGAGCCAGCGGTGGGTGAGCTCCATGGATTTGACGGCATAGTTGTAATCGCAGGGGTAGGGGGTGCATTCGTCAAAGGCCATAATGATGTCGGCGCCGATGATGCGCTGGATATCCATGACCCGCTCGGGACTGAACATATGTTTCGATCCGTCGATGTGCGACTGGAATACGACGCCTTCTTCCTTCATTTTACGGCGGTCGGTAAGCGAATACACCTGGTAACCGCCGCTGTCGGTTAGTATGGGTTTCTTCCAGCCGTTGAATTTATGCAACCCGCCGGCTTCACGCAGAATATCCAGTCCCGGCCTGAGGTAAAGGTGATAGGTATTGCCTAAAATGATCCGGGCTTTCACATCTT
It includes:
- the ispE gene encoding 4-(cytidine 5'-diphospho)-2-C-methyl-D-erythritol kinase, producing MIVFPNAKINLGLRILRKRTDGFHDIETIMIPIGLSDALEIVPSADGEFAFTSSGIAIQCDPEENLCVKAFRMMQRKYGLPEVKIHLHKAIPAGAGLGGGSSDAAFALKLTRRLFSIKVCGNELLEMAAALGSDCPFFIENITSVASGRGEALQPFPLSLKGYHLLLVKPDINVSTPWAYKSITPSGIPLPAPDQLQENPDAWDAMLVNDFEPAVMKSYPEIKEVRDRIRGLGAFYTAMSGSGSAVFGLFKSAPFVRKEDFSGMFVWQELR
- a CDS encoding LptF/LptG family permease yields the protein MKKLDLYIIRKFLGTFFYAIALLAVIIIIFDISEKIDDFLERKPPLEAIIFQYYANFIPYFINLFSALFTFIAVIFFTSKLAANTEIVAILNSGVSFRRMLRPYLISSLFLALMSFGLTNFVIPETSKNMQEFQKKYLKSQRKANMNNIHMQISPGVFAYVESFDMKNKSGYRFSLEGYHEGGMDYKLSSDYLRWDSITGMWKIENWVKRQIQESGEIITRGQQFDTLLNLRPEDFAVDVDDAIYMNYRELRDFIDAEKMRGSGNLMKFQIEKHKRIAFPFATIVLTLIGVSLSSRKVRGGIGFNLGVGITICFAFILFMQVTTVFATFGNLPPVVAVWIPNFIFGLLGIYLLRVAPK
- the tgt gene encoding tRNA guanosine(34) transglycosylase Tgt codes for the protein MDFRLTHTDSRSNARAGLITTDHGEIATPVFMPVGTAGTVKAVHIRDVDEDVKARIILGNTYHLYLRPGLDILREAGGLHKFNGWKKPILTDSGGYQVYSLTDRRKMKEEGVVFQSHIDGSKHMFSPERVMDIQRIIGADIIMAFDECTPYPCDYNYAVKSMELTHRWLDRCIARFNETEDLYGYRQTLFPIVQGSVYKDLRIRSAEKIASCNAGGNAIGGLAVGEPVETMYEFTELVCSILPHDKPRYLMGVGTPVNILEGISQGVDMFDCVMPTRNGRNGMIFTSQGIINLKNEKWKADFSPLDPEGTSFVDSAYSRAYVRHLFVAGEILGPMIASQHNIAFYLWLVDEARRKIEAGTFSTWKDEMVKRLGQRI